The proteins below are encoded in one region of Streptomyces ficellus:
- a CDS encoding PQQ-binding-like beta-propeller repeat protein, with translation MNKYTVMAAGLVLSLGLVAGCGSSDGEEPAGAPKNNGSAGSGGAAGSGGGAAPQGPAYGGPAVPGLAAKAAWSLAGANANAIDLGDTFLFVKDAEGAYALGEKYGTDDPIDGSVGTLHFSNDPEPVTLEFRDVKTGEVRKTLKVTTDRVAATTWHDGVRAVAVFAGATTESDGLSAEKTTTTVTVYGSDGTELGKAQREGDKFHVAEGHVIEQDGDESLKLTPIDGGAARKVTCTGQLASCSYDPRSNQIDGSQAHAPLITGKYAFHVENASNYENKPEQLVMTELATGKKVWSTADVTPPAGVELTDGKRTTGNLRVMEVRDGKILTAWGVSALSPDTWVTATYDLASGKQLGGSTTYSYADSPHDTVDMEGRSVLSPDRTLAAAETKDGTAVWQPADGKEVWKQKEEENAMQPLRFSPGGVLYGVTKEDQFSETVYLAVDGRTKKVLAKSLPEEYVPLFSRSGYGYMSTEKGFFVFPPAG, from the coding sequence ATGAACAAGTACACAGTGATGGCCGCCGGTCTGGTCCTGTCGCTCGGGCTCGTCGCGGGCTGCGGCTCGTCCGACGGCGAGGAGCCCGCCGGCGCACCGAAGAACAACGGCTCGGCCGGTTCCGGAGGTGCGGCCGGTTCCGGCGGCGGCGCCGCGCCTCAGGGGCCGGCCTACGGCGGGCCCGCGGTGCCGGGCCTCGCCGCCAAGGCCGCGTGGAGTCTGGCCGGCGCCAACGCCAACGCCATCGACCTGGGCGACACGTTCCTCTTCGTCAAGGACGCCGAGGGCGCGTACGCCCTGGGTGAGAAGTACGGGACGGACGACCCGATCGACGGCTCGGTCGGCACCCTCCACTTCAGCAACGACCCCGAACCGGTCACCCTGGAGTTCCGGGACGTGAAGACGGGCGAGGTGCGCAAGACGCTCAAGGTGACGACCGACCGGGTGGCCGCCACCACGTGGCACGACGGGGTCCGCGCGGTGGCGGTGTTCGCCGGGGCGACCACGGAGTCCGACGGCCTGAGCGCGGAGAAGACCACCACCACGGTCACCGTCTACGGCAGCGACGGCACCGAGCTGGGCAAGGCGCAGCGCGAGGGCGACAAGTTCCACGTCGCCGAGGGCCACGTCATCGAGCAGGACGGCGACGAGAGCCTGAAGCTGACGCCCATCGACGGCGGAGCGGCCCGGAAGGTCACCTGCACCGGCCAGCTGGCGTCGTGCTCGTACGACCCGCGCAGCAACCAGATCGACGGCAGCCAGGCCCACGCCCCGCTGATCACCGGGAAGTACGCCTTCCACGTGGAGAACGCGTCCAACTACGAGAACAAGCCGGAGCAGCTCGTCATGACGGAGCTGGCCACCGGCAAGAAGGTGTGGAGCACCGCGGACGTCACCCCGCCGGCGGGCGTGGAGCTGACGGACGGCAAGCGGACCACGGGCAACCTCCGTGTCATGGAGGTCCGCGACGGCAAGATCCTCACCGCGTGGGGCGTCAGTGCCTTGTCGCCCGACACGTGGGTGACGGCGACGTACGACCTCGCGAGCGGCAAGCAGCTCGGCGGCTCCACGACGTACTCCTACGCCGACAGCCCGCACGACACCGTCGACATGGAGGGCCGTTCGGTGCTCTCCCCGGACCGCACCCTGGCCGCCGCGGAGACGAAGGACGGCACGGCCGTGTGGCAGCCCGCCGACGGCAAGGAGGTCTGGAAGCAGAAGGAGGAGGAGAACGCGATGCAGCCGCTGCGGTTCTCCCCGGGCGGGGTGCTGTACGGCGTCACGAAGGAGGACCAGTTCAGCGAGACGGTGTACCTCGCCGTCGACGGCAGGACGAAGAAGGTGCTCGCCAAGAGCCTGCCGGAGGAGTACGTCCCGCTGTTCTCGCGGTCTGGGTACGGCTACATGAGCACGGAGAAGGGCTTCTTCGTGTTCCCGCCCGCCGGCTGA
- a CDS encoding DUF2201 family putative metallopeptidase has protein sequence MEKLMAARLHAAKARPYLADALFALHVVEDRSVPTMAVDAHWRCYVSPAYVARMPVEELAGVWVHEVSHLLRDHHGRGERYAREHEAYGPFERLRRNIAADFEINDDIYGDGLPRPTGAVLPSLLRLPTGLLMEEYLRTASMSGLSPDLAWLDCGGGADGQGRPWELGADGARGLTRQQRDAVRFRVAEGIRGRPGEAPEGWRRWADEAFHPPQPWRRLLGAAVRSAAGAPGVGEDHTYRRPSRRAATLPGVVLPSLRRKPPRVCVVIDTSGSVSDAELGGALLEVAAISRAVGGRRDLVSVVSCDAAARVAVPLCRAESMALIGGGGTDLRSGFTRALRSRPRPDVIVALTDGQTPWPSAQPPCRTVVGLFPRPAGPVDEDDPDYRPEGPPPWARVVTIG, from the coding sequence GCGGCCAAGGCCCGCCCTTACCTCGCCGACGCGCTGTTCGCCCTGCACGTGGTGGAGGACCGGTCGGTGCCGACGATGGCGGTGGACGCGCACTGGCGCTGTTACGTGTCGCCCGCCTACGTGGCGCGCATGCCGGTGGAGGAGCTGGCGGGCGTCTGGGTGCACGAGGTGTCACACCTGCTGCGGGACCACCACGGCCGGGGCGAGCGGTACGCACGGGAGCACGAGGCGTACGGGCCGTTCGAGCGGCTGCGGCGGAACATCGCCGCAGACTTCGAGATCAACGACGACATCTACGGTGACGGCCTGCCCCGGCCGACCGGCGCCGTGCTGCCGTCGCTGTTGCGGCTGCCCACCGGGCTGCTGATGGAGGAGTACCTGCGTACGGCGTCGATGTCCGGGCTCTCCCCGGACCTGGCGTGGCTGGACTGCGGCGGTGGCGCGGACGGCCAGGGGCGGCCGTGGGAGCTGGGGGCCGACGGGGCGCGGGGGCTCACCCGGCAGCAGCGGGACGCGGTCCGCTTCCGGGTCGCGGAGGGGATCAGGGGCCGGCCGGGCGAGGCGCCGGAGGGGTGGCGCAGGTGGGCGGACGAGGCGTTCCACCCGCCGCAGCCGTGGCGGAGGTTGCTGGGCGCGGCGGTCCGCTCGGCGGCGGGCGCGCCGGGGGTGGGCGAGGACCACACGTACCGGCGCCCGTCCCGCCGCGCGGCCACGCTCCCCGGGGTGGTCCTGCCGAGCCTGCGCCGCAAACCGCCCCGGGTGTGCGTGGTGATCGACACCTCGGGGTCGGTGAGTGACGCCGAACTGGGCGGCGCGCTGCTGGAGGTGGCGGCGATCTCGCGAGCGGTGGGCGGGCGGCGCGATCTGGTGTCGGTGGTGTCGTGCGACGCGGCGGCCCGGGTGGCGGTCCCGCTGTGCCGTGCGGAGAGCATGGCGCTGATCGGGGGCGGGGGAACGGACCTGCGGTCCGGTTTCACCCGGGCGCTCCGCTCGCGCCCCCGCCCGGACGTGATCGTCGCGCTGACGGACGGGCAGACGCCGTGGCCCTCGGCGCAGCCGCCCTGCCGCACGGTCGTCGGGCTGTTCCCGCGCCCCGCCGGACCGGTCGACGAGGACGACCCGGACTACCGCCCGGAGGGCCCGCCGCCGTGGGCGCGGGTCGTCACGATCGGCTGA
- a CDS encoding serine hydrolase domain-containing protein, whose protein sequence is MTRTSSRTRTTVRACGALLSAALLAAALQATAAPPASAAKPDGRGGPECVRTEGPLRGDAARVMDIVRKAKGELRLKAVNVRVVDDGREIVTDALGESMTNVPATPDMHFRAGSVVFSYLGTVLLQLVEEGRVGLDDTVDRWLPSLPHADKITLRMLGSATSGLHDYVTDPKFGAVLEAHPFRQWTPKELVGYSLSHPLWYKPGTNWSYSHANFVLLVAALEKITGTRVDELVRQRVTGPLGLHDTRNSFTPDIPGPVLHAFTSDRGLYEESTFWNPSWTTAPGAVITSHICDLARSAEGIGSGELLSRHAYRTLLDPGTVGLGRATKTCPATVCLKQTKDHHFGLGVLVVNGWVVQNPSFSGYAAIKAYLPSQRLAIAVTATQTATTPDGNTAEVVAEHIAAALAPGVPLTVQ, encoded by the coding sequence ATGACACGCACCTCCTCCCGTACGCGCACCACCGTCCGCGCCTGCGGTGCCCTCCTGTCCGCCGCCCTCCTCGCCGCCGCGCTCCAGGCCACGGCCGCCCCGCCCGCGTCGGCCGCGAAGCCCGACGGGCGCGGCGGCCCCGAGTGCGTGAGGACCGAGGGCCCCCTCCGCGGCGACGCCGCCCGGGTCATGGACATCGTGCGCAAGGCCAAGGGCGAACTCCGGCTCAAAGCCGTGAACGTACGGGTCGTCGACGACGGGCGCGAGATCGTCACCGACGCGCTCGGCGAGTCCATGACGAACGTCCCGGCCACGCCGGACATGCACTTCCGGGCCGGCTCGGTGGTGTTCTCCTACCTCGGCACGGTCCTCCTCCAACTGGTCGAGGAGGGCAGGGTCGGTCTCGACGACACCGTGGACCGCTGGCTCCCGAGCCTGCCGCACGCAGACAAGATCACCCTGCGGATGCTGGGCAGCGCCACCAGCGGCCTGCACGACTACGTCACCGACCCGAAGTTCGGGGCCGTACTGGAGGCGCACCCCTTCCGCCAGTGGACACCGAAGGAGCTGGTCGGCTACTCCCTCAGCCACCCGCTCTGGTACAAGCCCGGCACCAACTGGAGCTACTCGCACGCCAACTTCGTCCTCCTCGTCGCCGCGCTGGAGAAGATCACCGGCACCCGGGTGGACGAACTGGTGCGGCAACGCGTCACCGGGCCGCTGGGGCTGCACGACACCCGCAACAGCTTCACCCCCGACATCCCGGGCCCGGTCCTGCACGCCTTCACGTCCGATCGCGGACTGTACGAGGAGTCCACCTTCTGGAACCCCTCCTGGACCACCGCGCCCGGCGCCGTCATCACCAGCCACATCTGCGACCTGGCGCGGTCGGCCGAGGGCATCGGCAGCGGCGAACTCCTGTCGCGCCACGCCTACCGCACCCTGCTCGACCCGGGCACGGTCGGCCTCGGCCGCGCGACGAAGACCTGCCCGGCCACCGTCTGTCTGAAGCAGACCAAGGACCACCACTTCGGGCTCGGGGTCCTCGTGGTGAACGGCTGGGTGGTCCAGAACCCGTCGTTCTCCGGCTACGCGGCGATCAAGGCGTACCTGCCGTCCCAGCGGCTCGCCATCGCCGTCACCGCCACGCAGACCGCGACGACGCCCGACGGCAACACGGCGGAAGTGGTCGCCGAGCACATCGCCGCCGCACTGGCGCCCGGCGTCCCCCTGACGGTCCAGTGA